The sequence AAAGAATATTCTTCTACGGATTTATAATCGGAGCCGTTACAACTGTCGGAGCTTATTTTCTTTTACAATTCGCATATGTAAATAACCTCGCTGTAAAAGGAGTCGGTTACGCAATAAAAATTTTGCCCGCCGTATTAATCGCAGGGGGCATAGGTTTGTTTTTAAAGAGGGAGCGTTTCGATTAGCGTCTGCGGTTTTCCTGCGGAAACAGCGCCGACATATATTCATTTACCGACGGCGTTGGCGACCCGGTATTCGATTCTATAGTAATTTTAAGCGACTCGATGTTTTCTTTTGGAATAATCGGGAATGAAGTTATATGAATAAATTCGTTTCCCGAGGGTTGATATACGCCCATCGAATACGAAATTCCCCTGCTGACGAGCCACAATTGATACCCCTGGTTTGCAAGCAGAGGCTTCACGTTTCTGAATTGAATGAGTCCTTCTTTGGCGTCGAAAGACAGCAGCACTTTCGCCGATGCGTTTTCGCCCGGCAAATTCGATTTTAAATTGACGATTGTTACGTCGCCGTAATTGAAAAATTCGATCAACGCTATATAATTATTCACGAAATTATTTGTGCGAGCCAATTCGCTCCTGTATACGTTTATATCCTGCTCTATATCCGAAATTTTCTGATTCAATTCTTCAATCGAAGTAAACGAATAATAGCCGACGAGGGAAAAGAGTACGAGAGACAATACTATTGCAAACCATCCGACGACGCTGCCGGATTTACCGTAAGGGCGCGGAGAAGTTTTAACCTGCGTTTGTTGACTTGTAAAATATCTGTTCGGTTCTTCCGGTATAACCGAACGGTCGATTGTGCCGGCAGTTTTACCCGCTGGAGTTTTTGCTGGTTCTTTTGTCTTTTCTTTAGTCTGAGTCTTTTTAAGATTGGTAAGCTGAAAACTTGCTTTTGTTCCCGCTTTGGTTGTGCGAATTGAAAAATTTTCGACAGTGGCTTTCTTTTCTTCCCTGATACGAGTTTTAATTTCGTCTTTCATACCGATAAGCCGCCGCGCCACTTCGTCTTTCAGCGACGGGTCCGGTTTTTCAATATCGAGTATAATGGGGATTAAAGAGACAATATTTTGCATTTCCTGCAGTTCGCCTTCGGGCAATTCGCCGCCTGCCTCGATATAATCCTTGAACTGGACAAAATTATCCCTGTCCATACAACCGACCGCAAAGGCGGCAATCATTTCGTGAACCGCATTCTTTGCCATTTTATTCCTTAGCCAGATTATCTCTGAAATTATGGAGAGACGTCATAACCTTATTCCGCACCGTCTCGACTGGCACATTCAATTTATTTGCAATTTCGTCTATTGTATAACCTTCGTAATATGCGAGATGCAAAACGTATTTTTGAGTGTCTGTCAATTCCGACAGAGCTTCTTCAACTTTAGGTTTCAAACTTCGCGCGGTTTCCAGGTCCAGACTGTCCATTCCCGGCAGAAATGTGGGAAGTATGAAATAATCTTCGTATTCGTCGTCGTAAATTTGAGATATCGATTCGGATTTCCTGCTGCGCCGAAGGTAATCGACGGCTTTATTGCGGGTCAACGTTACAAGCCAGGCATAAACATTACCATTGGTAAAATCGAACTTATTGCTCTTTTTCCATATAATCGAAAATACTTCAACAAGAAGTTCTTTGGCAGATTCTTCATCCGGCGCAATTTTCTTTACAATAGTATATAACAGAGGGGAATACCTGTCGTACAACTCCTCCAGCGCGCGGGATTCGAATTTTGCAATCTCCCGCATTAATTCTATGTCGGTATGATTCTTGAATTTATTCAACTTAACCCGCTTTGATTGCCTCTTCAAAACTATGATATGCGATTCAAATTTACAACTTATTTTATATAAATAAAATGAGAACTTTGAAGTTTATCGAGATATAACGTCTATCTATTTATAAGTACACACGCAATGTTTTTATTATATTTACACCTAAAAAAACGGAATATTATGACATCGAATCAGATAAGACAACAGTTTCTCGATTTCTTCGCCGAAAGAGGACATAAAATAGTGCCGAGCGCGCCTGTTATTCCGCACGGCGACCCGACGCTTCTTTTTACCAATGCAGGAATGAATCAGTTTAAAGATGTTTTTCTCGGAACGGGAAGCAGAGAATACAAAAGAGCCGCCGACACTCAAAAGTGCATTCGCGTTTCGGGCAAACACAACGACCTCGAAGAAGTGGGACACGATACGTATCACCATACGTTTTTCGAAATGCTCGGCAACTGGTCTTTCGGCGACTATTATAAAAAGGAAGCGATTGCCTGGGCGTGGGAATTATTAACGGAAGTCTGGAAACTCCCCAAAGAGCGATTGTGGGCCACAGTATACCGTACCGACGACGAAGCTTTTCAATACTGGAAATCCGAAACGGATATTAATCCCAACCACATCTTGAAATTCGACGAAAAAGATAATTTTTGGGAAATGGGAGAAACCGGTCCGTGCGGTCCGTGCTCGGAAATCCATATTAATTTAAGCGACGATTACGACAATCCAATGCTGGTTAACGCCGGAAGCCCGCTCTGCATCGAAATCTGGAATCTTGTTTTCATTCAGTATCACAGGGACGAAACCGGAAAATTGAATGAATTGCCCGCAAGACACGTCGACACCGGAATGGGCTTCGAACGTATTACAGCGGTGCTACAGGGTAAAAAGTCGAACTACGATACGGATATTTTCACTCCTATCATTTCCGCAATTGAAAATTTAAGCGGATATAAATACGACTACGCATTGCCGGCTGAAGACAAATCCGAACAGGGAGTCGTCAACATAGCCATGCGCGTTATTGCCGACCACATTCGCACGCTTACTTTTGCGATTGCCGACGGAGCCATACCGGGCAACGACGGACGCGGTTACGTGTTGAGAAGAATTTTGAGAAGAGCCTCCAGATACGGCAGAAAACTTAACTTGAAAGAACCGTTTCTTTTCAAGATAGTCGATACTGTCGTTAAAAATTTTTCGCACGTTTTTCCCGAAATAAAAGAGAACCAAAACAATATCGAAAGAATAATTAATGCCGAAGAAGAAAGTTTCAATGTAACGCTCGACCGCGGACTCGAACTTTTCGATTCCCTTATCGAAAAGCTTCAAAGCGAAAAAAAGACCGTTATACCCGGCAGCGAAGTCTTTAAGCTATATGATACTTACGGATTCCCGGTCGACCTGACAAACGTTATGGCGCGCGAACAAGGTTTTACAATCGACGAGGACGGATTCAATAAGCTTATGGCGGAACAAAAGGCGCGCGCCAGAAAATCCGCGCGAGATAAATCGACTGCGACAAGCCTTAAAAACGATTCGATCGAAGATTTTACGTTTGTCGAAAAAGCTCCTACTCAATTCACCGGATACGACGAGCTGAAGTCGGAGGCTAAGATTATCGGATTAAAAGAAGACGGCGACAATATTCTCCTCGTTCTCGACAATTCGCCCTTCTACGTTGAAGCCGGAGGACAGGTCAGCGATACTGGTTTTATCATTATCGACGGGATCAAATTACCTGTGGTTAATGTGGCTAAACTCGACAATATGATTGTACACGTTGTAAATAAATCGGATGAATTCAAGTTAGAACCGGGAATGAATGTAACCGTTCAGGTAGACGAAAAACGAAGATGGGACATAATGCGCAATCATTCCGCCACTCATTTCCTGCACAAAGCTTTGCGCGAAATCCTCGGAACTCATGTTCAACAATCCGGCTCGTATGTCGGTCCCGACAGGCTCCGTTTCGATTTCAGTCATTTCGAAAAACCGAGCCGTCAACAACTCGAACAAATCGAATCGCTCATTAATGAAAAGCTGAGAGAAAACTTACCGCTGATTCACCACAGGGACATCCCGTTCGAACAGGCTAAAGAGATGGGCGCTTTAATGTTTTTCGGCGACAAGTACGGAGAAAATGTCAACGTGGTTCAGTTCGGCGATTATACGATGGAATTCTGCGGCGGAACGCATGTAAAGAACAGTTCGCAAATCGGACTATTCAAAATTATCAGCGAATCGTCGATTGCCAGCGGAGTCAGAAGAATCGAAGCCGTAACGGGAGCCGGAGTCGAAAAATTCATAAAAGAACAAGAACTCAAAATAGCTCGTCAGGAAGAACTCTACAATAATCTTCTGGAAGAGAAAAAGAAACTCGAAAAAGAATTATCCGATTTAAAGCTGAAAGAAAAACTTTCCGCTCTGGATAACATAATGGCTAATCCCGTGGAAATTAACGGCGTTAGGCTTTTCAAAGGCAGAGTAGCCGTTGACACTATGGACCACTTGAAATCGATGGGCGACGAACTCAGATTGAAAATAAAAAGCGGCGCGGGATTACTGATATCCGAAGTCGACGGCAAGGTTGGTATTGTATGCGTCGTATCCGACGATCTGATCAAAGAGAAAAAACTATCCGCAGGAAATTTGGTCGGGAAAGTTGCCAAAGTCGTAGGCGGCGGGGGCGGCGGAAGGCCTCATCTTGCAACGGCCGGCGGAAAGGACGTCGGTCGTATCGACGAGGCTTTAAGTGCAGTCGACAACATCTTAAAGGAAATGCTTTAAACGCGCGCCAAACTTTTTAAAACGCCGGCGTTTTATCGATATAAAGCGCCGGTTTATTTTATCCAGACGGTTTTAATATTTACAAATTCCTTCATTCCGTAATGCGACAGTTCCCTGCCGTAACCCGACTTTTTGATTCCTCCGAAAGGAAGTCGGGGATCGCTTTTGACCATCCCGTTTATAAAGACCGAGCCGGAATCGATTTTACGAGCCAATAACTTTGCCTTTTCAATATCTTTTGTCCAAATTGAGGCGCCAAGCCCGAACGAAGTGTCGTTTGCAATTTTAATCGCTTCCTCTACGTTTCTTATTTTTATGACCGAAGCTACAGGTCCGAAAATTTCTTCTTCGTAAGCGGGCATTCCCTTTTTTACTCCTTCAAGAATTGTCGGCTCCATAAAGAAACCTTCTCGGTTCAATCGCTTGCCGCCGGTTAAAATTGCCGCTCCCATCTCGGTCGATTTCTTAACTTGCATTTCAAGCTCCGCAAGCAAGTCTTCTCTCGCTATCGGACCCAAATCGCAATCCTTTTCCATCGGATTACCGACTTTTAAGCCCTTCATGTTCTTGATAAAGAGCTCCATAAATTCGTCGTAAATTTCTTCGGCGACAATAAATCTTTTTGCGGCGATGCAACTTTGACCGTTATTAATTATTCTGGCTTTTACTCCCACCGACGCGGCTTCGACTAATTCGGCGTCATTTAATACGATGAACGGATCGCTGCCGCCGAGTTCAAGAACCGTTTTCTTTAATTTACCACCGCATTCCGAAGCCACCATACTGCCGGCGAATTCGCTTCCGGTTAAAGTTGCCGCTTTAATCAAATCGTTGTCGATTATATTCTTTACCGAAGAAGAAGCGACTAGCAAGGTTCGGAAAAGATTTTCGGGAAAGCCCGCTTTGGCGAAAACTTCTTCGATTGCCAAAGCGCACATCGACACATTCGAAGCGTGTTTTAAAACAGCGCCGTTGCCCGCCGTCAATGCGGGAGCTGCAAACCGGAAAACCTGCCAGAACGGGAAATTCCACGGCATTACGGCAAGGATTACTCCGAGCGGTTCGAAAGACACATAGCTCTCGGTTGCATCCGTTTCGATTATTTCGTCCGCCAGAAAATTTGCGGCGTTTTCCGCGTAGTAATCGCAGACCCACGCGCACTTCTCTACTTCGGCTACCGATTGAGCTATCGGCTTGCCCATTTCATTTGTAATTGTCTCCGCGTACCTTTCTTTTTCTTTCAACAATTGGTTGCCGGCTTTTTTCATTAATTCACACCGATGTTCCGGATCGTATTCTTTCCATCGACGGAATGCCGCATCGGCGGAAGATATTATTTCTTCGACTTCATTCTTGCTCATTTCCGAAAATTCTTTAATTAATTTTCCCGTAGCGGGATTGACCGATTTGAGCGGCATGACTAACCTCCGGTAAAATATTTTTTCGTTTTTGCGTCAAAAATTTCGTATGTTCGAAAAGAAATTACATATAATATCGAAAACAAAAAATAATTTTGTTCTTTTATGAAAAAGAAAAATCCCAAGACTTTTGTACTCGACACAAACGTTATCCTGCACGATCCTACCTGCATCAATCACTTTGAAGAAAACGACATAATAATACCGCTGGTTGTAATCGAAGAGCTCGACCATTTTAAGCGCGGCAATCAGGTGATTAATTTAAATGCCAGAGAATTTGCGCGCACGCTCGATTCGATTACTGGCAACGATATTTTCAACGGCGGCATTTCGCTCGGAAAAGGCAAGGGCAAGATACGAATCGTAATCACAAAAGGTCTTGCAAAAGAAATACAGGAAGTATTCAGGGAAGACAACGTAGACCATCGCGTATTGAGCGCGGCTTACGAAGCCAAACAAAATTTCGACGGTAAACGCAAAGTAATTCTCGTAACCAAAGATGTAAATCTGAGAATGAAAGCCAAGGCGCTCGGTATTCCCGCCGAAGATTACACAACCGACCGGATTCCGAACGTCGAAGAACTCTACAGCGGCAAAGAAACAATCGAAAATTTCGACGATGATATACTGCAGCAACTATACCAACCTCCTTATGAAGTATCCGCTCGAAAAATCATAAAAAAGTATAAAATAGAAGCTGCGCCTAATAAATACTTCATATTGAGAAATACGACCCGCTCGATTTTGGCATACCTCGATTTCGATATGGAAGCTTTTCATCGAATCGACAAAGAAACCGTCTACGGGATAAAGCCGCGGAACGCCGAACAAACTTTTGCGGTCAATGCGCTTATCAATAAAGATATTCCGCTCGTTACATTGACGGGTAAAGCGGGCACCGGAAAAACTTTACTGGCTCTGGCAAGCGCCCTGCAGGCAAGAAGGGATTACAGACAAATTTACGTGGCCCGTCCGGTCGTTCCTTTGAGCAATAAAGATATCGGTTTTTTGCCGGGCGACGTCGAAAGCAAACTGGCTCCTTATATGCAGCCGCTCTGGGACAATCTTAAAGTTGTTCAGGATCAATTCAGCGAGACGGACAAAAATTATCAGGCGATCAACAATATGCTCAAAGAAGAGAAGCTGGTCATAGAGCCTTTGAGTTATATACGCGGACGAAGTTTACAACGCATCTATTTCATCGTAGACGAAGCGCAAAACCTTACTCCTCATGAAATCAAAACCATTATTACCCGAGCGGGCGAAGGGGCAAAGATTGTTCTGACCGGCGATATCTATCAGATCGACCACCCTTACCTCGACGCGCAGTCGAACGGACTTTCTTATTTGATAGAACATTTTAAAGGTCAGAAATTATACGCGCACATAAATCTTGAAAAAGGAGAACGCTCTTTACTCGCCGAATTGGCAAGCAATCTGCTCTAAGAAAAATTTACGGAGGACAAATGAAAAGAATAATCTTTCTGCTTATTCTGGCGTCGGCTATTTTAAACGCTCAGGATAAGCTTTTACGTTTCCCGTCATTAAACGACGACGGTTCATTAATCGCATTTTCTTATCAGGGCGATATCTGGACGGCGCCGTCTGCAGGCGGTCAGGCAATACGTTTAACGGTTCACGAGGGTTACGAAAGCCATCCTGTTTTCGGCCCGGACGGCAAATTTATATCTTTTTCCGGCGAACGATACGGCAATAACGATATTTTTATAATGCCTGCAAAAGGAGGAGAGCCCGAAAGACTGACATATCACTCAGCGAATGATAATATTTCATCTTTTACCAATGACGGGAAAATTTTATTCAACACATACCGAGTATTCCGAAAAATCGAACGTCCTCCGGAAATTTATGTCATA comes from Melioribacter roseus P3M-2 and encodes:
- a CDS encoding NAD-dependent succinate-semialdehyde dehydrogenase, which codes for MPLKSVNPATGKLIKEFSEMSKNEVEEIISSADAAFRRWKEYDPEHRCELMKKAGNQLLKEKERYAETITNEMGKPIAQSVAEVEKCAWVCDYYAENAANFLADEIIETDATESYVSFEPLGVILAVMPWNFPFWQVFRFAAPALTAGNGAVLKHASNVSMCALAIEEVFAKAGFPENLFRTLLVASSSVKNIIDNDLIKAATLTGSEFAGSMVASECGGKLKKTVLELGGSDPFIVLNDAELVEAASVGVKARIINNGQSCIAAKRFIVAEEIYDEFMELFIKNMKGLKVGNPMEKDCDLGPIAREDLLAELEMQVKKSTEMGAAILTGGKRLNREGFFMEPTILEGVKKGMPAYEEEIFGPVASVIKIRNVEEAIKIANDTSFGLGASIWTKDIEKAKLLARKIDSGSVFINGMVKSDPRLPFGGIKKSGYGRELSHYGMKEFVNIKTVWIK
- a CDS encoding PhoH family protein translates to MKKKNPKTFVLDTNVILHDPTCINHFEENDIIIPLVVIEELDHFKRGNQVINLNAREFARTLDSITGNDIFNGGISLGKGKGKIRIVITKGLAKEIQEVFREDNVDHRVLSAAYEAKQNFDGKRKVILVTKDVNLRMKAKALGIPAEDYTTDRIPNVEELYSGKETIENFDDDILQQLYQPPYEVSARKIIKKYKIEAAPNKYFILRNTTRSILAYLDFDMEAFHRIDKETVYGIKPRNAEQTFAVNALINKDIPLVTLTGKAGTGKTLLALASALQARRDYRQIYVARPVVPLSNKDIGFLPGDVESKLAPYMQPLWDNLKVVQDQFSETDKNYQAINNMLKEEKLVIEPLSYIRGRSLQRIYFIVDEAQNLTPHEIKTIITRAGEGAKIVLTGDIYQIDHPYLDAQSNGLSYLIEHFKGQKLYAHINLEKGERSLLAELASNLL
- the alaS gene encoding alanine--tRNA ligase, yielding MTSNQIRQQFLDFFAERGHKIVPSAPVIPHGDPTLLFTNAGMNQFKDVFLGTGSREYKRAADTQKCIRVSGKHNDLEEVGHDTYHHTFFEMLGNWSFGDYYKKEAIAWAWELLTEVWKLPKERLWATVYRTDDEAFQYWKSETDINPNHILKFDEKDNFWEMGETGPCGPCSEIHINLSDDYDNPMLVNAGSPLCIEIWNLVFIQYHRDETGKLNELPARHVDTGMGFERITAVLQGKKSNYDTDIFTPIISAIENLSGYKYDYALPAEDKSEQGVVNIAMRVIADHIRTLTFAIADGAIPGNDGRGYVLRRILRRASRYGRKLNLKEPFLFKIVDTVVKNFSHVFPEIKENQNNIERIINAEEESFNVTLDRGLELFDSLIEKLQSEKKTVIPGSEVFKLYDTYGFPVDLTNVMAREQGFTIDEDGFNKLMAEQKARARKSARDKSTATSLKNDSIEDFTFVEKAPTQFTGYDELKSEAKIIGLKEDGDNILLVLDNSPFYVEAGGQVSDTGFIIIDGIKLPVVNVAKLDNMIVHVVNKSDEFKLEPGMNVTVQVDEKRRWDIMRNHSATHFLHKALREILGTHVQQSGSYVGPDRLRFDFSHFEKPSRQQLEQIESLINEKLRENLPLIHHRDIPFEQAKEMGALMFFGDKYGENVNVVQFGDYTMEFCGGTHVKNSSQIGLFKIISESSIASGVRRIEAVTGAGVEKFIKEQELKIARQEELYNNLLEEKKKLEKELSDLKLKEKLSALDNIMANPVEINGVRLFKGRVAVDTMDHLKSMGDELRLKIKSGAGLLISEVDGKVGIVCVVSDDLIKEKKLSAGNLVGKVAKVVGGGGGGRPHLATAGGKDVGRIDEALSAVDNILKEML
- a CDS encoding RNA polymerase sigma factor produces the protein MNKFKNHTDIELMREIAKFESRALEELYDRYSPLLYTIVKKIAPDEESAKELLVEVFSIIWKKSNKFDFTNGNVYAWLVTLTRNKAVDYLRRSRKSESISQIYDDEYEDYFILPTFLPGMDSLDLETARSLKPKVEEALSELTDTQKYVLHLAYYEGYTIDEIANKLNVPVETVRNKVMTSLHNFRDNLAKE
- a CDS encoding anti-sigma factor, with protein sequence MAKNAVHEMIAAFAVGCMDRDNFVQFKDYIEAGGELPEGELQEMQNIVSLIPIILDIEKPDPSLKDEVARRLIGMKDEIKTRIREEKKATVENFSIRTTKAGTKASFQLTNLKKTQTKEKTKEPAKTPAGKTAGTIDRSVIPEEPNRYFTSQQTQVKTSPRPYGKSGSVVGWFAIVLSLVLFSLVGYYSFTSIEELNQKISDIEQDINVYRSELARTNNFVNNYIALIEFFNYGDVTIVNLKSNLPGENASAKVLLSFDAKEGLIQFRNVKPLLANQGYQLWLVSRGISYSMGVYQPSGNEFIHITSFPIIPKENIESLKITIESNTGSPTPSVNEYMSALFPQENRRR